The following coding sequences are from one Mycolicibacterium aichiense window:
- a CDS encoding RNA polymerase sigma-70 factor encodes MTAADEHADRFTVLRPLLFTIAYEITGSATEADDVLQDSYLRWATVDLDVVRDTKAYLAQLVTRQALNTLRSQSRRREDYVGPWLPEPLLLDEHDGAADVVLAESVSMAMLVVLETLTPDERAVFVLREVFGFSHDEIADAIGKSTTAVRQMAHRAREHVHSRRRRFSPLDPQQSEQITTQFLTAAATGDLDGLMSLLAPDVVFTSDSDGKVSAARRPVLGPAKVARLIIGLFRQATPEYRIEGANYNGAPAIVVFRGDRAESVMLVEITEGTITNFYAMRNPDKLAAVTVRREISR; translated from the coding sequence GTGACCGCGGCCGACGAGCATGCCGACCGGTTCACCGTGCTGCGGCCGCTGCTGTTCACCATCGCCTACGAGATCACCGGCTCGGCCACCGAGGCCGACGACGTGTTGCAGGACAGCTATTTACGTTGGGCGACAGTCGATCTGGATGTGGTTCGGGACACCAAGGCGTATCTGGCCCAGCTGGTCACCCGGCAGGCATTGAACACGCTGCGCTCGCAGTCCCGCCGCCGGGAGGACTATGTCGGTCCGTGGCTGCCCGAACCCCTGCTGCTCGACGAGCACGACGGCGCCGCTGACGTGGTGCTGGCCGAGTCGGTGTCGATGGCGATGCTCGTGGTGCTCGAGACGCTGACTCCCGACGAGCGTGCGGTCTTCGTGCTGCGTGAGGTGTTCGGCTTCAGCCATGACGAAATCGCCGACGCGATAGGCAAATCCACGACGGCGGTGCGCCAGATGGCGCATCGCGCCCGTGAACACGTGCACTCGCGGCGGCGCCGGTTCTCCCCGCTGGACCCGCAACAGTCCGAGCAGATCACCACGCAATTCCTGACGGCCGCCGCGACCGGTGACCTGGACGGGCTGATGAGCCTGCTGGCGCCCGACGTGGTGTTCACCTCCGACAGCGACGGCAAGGTCAGTGCCGCGCGCCGTCCGGTGCTGGGGCCGGCCAAGGTCGCCAGGCTCATCATCGGGCTGTTCCGCCAGGCGACACCGGAGTACCGGATCGAGGGCGCGAACTACAACGGCGCGCCCGCGATCGTCGTCTTCCGCGGCGATCGGGCCGAGTCGGTGATGCTGGTGGAGATCACCGAGGGGACCATCACCAACTTCTACGCGATGCGCAACCCGGACAAGCTCGCCGCCGTCACTGTGCGCAGGGAGATCAGCCGCTGA
- a CDS encoding NAD(P)/FAD-dependent oxidoreductase, producing the protein MTEQRARVVVIGGGYAGVIAANHLRQRPDVEITLVNPRPDFVERIRLHQLITGSDDGVVDYAEILGPGIELVLDAATRIDTQTRQVELFSGPPVPYDYLIYAVGSGSAAPAVPGADEFAYPIADLEEAQRLSTALADLHHGAPVCVVGAGPTGIETAAELAEQGRTVTLVCGAVLGPYLSTPGRRSVAKQLRKLGVEIVDGPQAVVTAVAADAVTLGDGRRLASTVTIWTAGFGVPDLAARSGLRTDSIGRLLTDETLTSVDSDRIVAAGDAAAPSGQPLRMSCQAAIPLGAQAANTVLARLAGDQPAVISQAFTGQCISLGRGGATIQIARTNDVPLPLYIGGRAAATIKEAVCKGTISFLRREARKPGSYFWIKGGGKRPAPEPVATR; encoded by the coding sequence ATGACCGAGCAACGCGCCCGAGTTGTGGTGATCGGTGGCGGCTACGCCGGAGTGATCGCGGCCAACCATCTGCGGCAGCGTCCCGATGTCGAGATCACCCTGGTGAACCCGCGGCCCGATTTCGTCGAGCGGATCCGGCTGCACCAGCTCATCACCGGTTCCGACGACGGAGTCGTCGACTACGCCGAGATCCTCGGGCCCGGGATCGAGCTGGTGCTCGACGCCGCCACCCGCATCGACACCCAGACCCGCCAGGTCGAACTGTTCAGCGGTCCGCCGGTGCCCTATGACTACCTGATCTATGCGGTCGGCAGCGGCTCCGCTGCGCCGGCTGTGCCGGGCGCCGACGAATTCGCCTATCCCATCGCCGATCTCGAGGAAGCGCAGCGGCTCAGCACCGCGCTGGCCGACCTGCACCACGGCGCGCCGGTGTGTGTCGTCGGCGCGGGACCGACCGGCATCGAGACCGCCGCCGAGCTGGCCGAGCAGGGCCGCACGGTGACACTGGTGTGCGGTGCGGTCCTCGGGCCCTACCTGAGCACGCCGGGACGGCGGTCGGTGGCCAAGCAGCTGCGCAAGCTCGGTGTCGAGATCGTCGACGGTCCGCAGGCCGTGGTGACCGCGGTGGCCGCGGATGCGGTCACTCTCGGCGACGGGCGCAGGCTGGCGAGCACGGTGACGATCTGGACCGCCGGGTTCGGCGTCCCCGATCTGGCGGCGCGCTCCGGCCTGCGGACCGACTCGATCGGACGACTGCTCACCGACGAGACCCTGACCAGCGTGGATAGTGACCGTATCGTGGCGGCCGGCGATGCCGCCGCCCCGTCCGGGCAGCCGCTGCGGATGAGCTGCCAGGCCGCGATCCCGCTGGGCGCCCAGGCCGCCAACACCGTGCTGGCCCGGCTCGCCGGGGATCAGCCCGCCGTGATCAGCCAGGCGTTCACCGGTCAGTGCATCAGTCTGGGCCGCGGCGGCGCGACCATTCAGATCGCCCGCACCAACGACGTTCCCCTGCCGCTCTACATCGGGGGCCGCGCCGCGGCGACGATCAAGGAGGCGGTGTGCAAGGGCACAATCAGCTTCCTGCGCCGCGAGGCCCGCAAGCCGGGTTCCTACTTCTGGATCAAGGGCGGCGGCAAGCGCCCCGCTCCCGAGCCGGTGGCGACCCGGTGA
- the metG gene encoding methionine--tRNA ligase: MSKPPYYLTTAIAYPNGAPHIGHAYEYIATDAIARFKRLDGFDVRYLTGTDEHGLKMAQTAAAEGIPTAELARRNSDAFQAMQEKLGASFDRFIRTTDADHVDASIEIWKRMDAAGDIYLDSYSGWYSVRDERFYTEDELETRADGNKYSIETGTPVTWTEEQTYFFRLSAYADRLLAHYEAHPEFIGPDVRRNEVVSFVSGGLRDLSISRTTFDWGVPVPDHPDHVMYVWVDALTNYLTGAGFPDTDSESFRKYWPADLHMIGKDIIRFHTVYWPAFLMSAGIELPRRVFVHGFLLNSGEKMSKSVGNVVDPFALVDAFGLDQVRYFLLREVPFGQDGSYSEDAIIGRINADLANEFGNLAQRSLSMVNKNLDARVPEPGEFSDADRELLALADDLLPRVRGHFDVPAMHLALEATWAMLGAANRYFSAQEPWVLRKSEAAADQDRFRTVLYVTLEVVRIAALLMQPVVPTSAATLLDLLGQSEDARDFGAVAVRIAPGTELPAPVGVFPRYQPAE, translated from the coding sequence ATGAGTAAGCCGCCGTATTACCTGACCACCGCCATCGCGTACCCCAACGGTGCCCCGCACATCGGCCACGCCTACGAATACATCGCCACCGACGCGATCGCCCGCTTCAAGCGCCTCGACGGTTTCGACGTGCGCTACCTGACCGGAACCGACGAGCACGGGCTGAAGATGGCGCAGACCGCCGCCGCCGAAGGTATCCCGACCGCCGAGCTGGCCCGCCGCAACTCCGATGCGTTCCAGGCGATGCAGGAAAAGCTCGGGGCGTCGTTCGACCGTTTCATCAGGACCACCGACGCCGACCATGTCGACGCGTCGATCGAGATCTGGAAGCGGATGGATGCCGCGGGCGACATCTACCTCGACTCGTACTCCGGTTGGTACTCGGTTCGTGACGAACGCTTCTATACCGAGGACGAGCTCGAAACCCGTGCCGACGGCAACAAGTACTCGATCGAGACCGGCACACCCGTGACGTGGACCGAGGAGCAGACGTACTTCTTCCGGCTGTCGGCGTATGCCGACCGGCTGCTGGCCCACTACGAGGCGCACCCGGAGTTCATCGGTCCCGATGTCCGCCGCAACGAGGTCGTCAGCTTCGTCTCGGGTGGCCTTCGCGACCTGTCGATCTCGCGGACCACCTTCGACTGGGGTGTTCCCGTGCCGGACCACCCGGACCACGTCATGTACGTATGGGTCGACGCGCTGACCAACTACCTGACCGGCGCCGGCTTCCCCGACACCGACTCGGAGTCGTTCCGCAAGTACTGGCCCGCCGATCTACACATGATCGGCAAGGACATCATCCGGTTCCACACCGTGTACTGGCCCGCGTTCCTGATGTCGGCCGGAATCGAGCTGCCCAGAAGGGTTTTCGTGCACGGCTTCCTGCTCAACAGCGGCGAGAAGATGAGCAAGTCGGTCGGCAACGTCGTCGACCCTTTCGCGCTCGTCGACGCCTTCGGCCTCGACCAGGTGCGTTACTTCCTGCTGCGCGAGGTGCCGTTCGGGCAGGACGGCAGCTACAGCGAGGACGCCATCATCGGCCGGATCAATGCCGACCTCGCCAACGAGTTCGGCAACCTGGCGCAGCGCTCGCTGTCGATGGTCAACAAGAACCTCGATGCGCGAGTGCCGGAACCCGGTGAGTTCAGCGACGCCGACCGGGAGCTGCTCGCGCTCGCCGACGATCTGCTGCCGCGGGTGCGCGGCCACTTCGACGTGCCCGCCATGCACCTTGCGCTCGAGGCCACCTGGGCGATGCTCGGGGCGGCCAACCGGTACTTCTCGGCTCAGGAGCCGTGGGTATTGCGTAAGTCCGAGGCCGCAGCCGATCAGGACCGGTTCCGCACGGTGCTCTACGTGACGCTGGAGGTCGTGCGGATCGCCGCGCTGCTGATGCAGCCCGTCGTCCCGACGTCGGCGGCGACACTGCTGGATCTGCTGGGCCAGTCCGAGGATGCCCGGGATTTCGGCGCCGTCGCCGTCCGCATCGCACCAGGCACCGAGCTCCCCGCACCGGTCGGCGTCTTCCCCCGGTACCAGCCCGCCGAGTGA
- a CDS encoding TatD family hydrolase yields MGNREKRREPPPPPLPLTPLIDAHTHLDACGARDADDVRAILDRANAAGVLAAVTIADDLDAARWAADAATWDPRVYAAVALHPTRADALTDDARAELEQLACTERVVAIGETGMDLYWPGKLDGCAEPSAQRESFAWHIDLAKRTGKPLMIHNRDADAEVLDVLRAEGAPETVIFHCFSSGPEMAKTCVEAGWVLSLSGTVSFRNARDLREAATLIPPGQLLVETDAPFLTPHPYRGAPNEPYCLPYTVRALAEVVGRPAELLAEQSSDTARRVYGL; encoded by the coding sequence GTGGGGAACCGTGAGAAGAGGAGGGAGCCGCCTCCGCCACCGCTACCGCTGACGCCGCTGATCGACGCGCACACCCATCTGGACGCGTGCGGCGCCCGCGACGCCGACGACGTGCGCGCAATCCTGGACCGCGCGAACGCCGCCGGGGTGCTGGCCGCGGTGACGATCGCCGATGATCTCGACGCCGCCCGCTGGGCCGCCGACGCGGCCACCTGGGACCCGCGGGTCTATGCGGCCGTCGCGCTGCATCCGACGCGCGCCGACGCCCTGACCGACGACGCCCGCGCCGAGCTGGAGCAGCTGGCGTGCACCGAACGGGTGGTGGCGATCGGGGAGACCGGCATGGACCTCTACTGGCCCGGCAAGCTCGACGGCTGCGCCGAACCTTCGGCTCAGCGAGAGTCGTTCGCCTGGCATATCGATCTGGCCAAGCGAACCGGTAAGCCGCTGATGATCCACAACCGCGACGCCGACGCCGAGGTGCTCGACGTACTGCGCGCCGAGGGCGCCCCCGAGACGGTCATCTTCCACTGTTTCTCCTCCGGGCCCGAGATGGCCAAGACCTGCGTCGAGGCGGGCTGGGTGCTGAGCCTGTCCGGCACGGTGAGCTTCCGCAACGCCCGTGACCTGCGCGAAGCGGCCACGCTGATCCCGCCGGGGCAGCTGCTGGTCGAGACCGACGCCCCGTTTTTGACCCCGCACCCCTACCGCGGGGCTCCCAACGAGCCGTATTGCCTGCCCTACACCGTGCGCGCCCTGGCCGAGGTCGTCGGCCGCCCGGCGGAGTTGCTGGCCGAGCAGTCGTCCGACACCGCACGACGGGTTTACGGTCTCTAA
- a CDS encoding resuscitation-promoting factor → MNALTKLHQSPSPILRLVVAAVLLTLAGAGAFAVSSHKTVTLNIDGAQLKVSTMKSRVIDVVQENGYSVGERDDLYPGANQPVSNAETIVLRRSRPLQISLDGQDAKQVWTTASTVDEALAQLRMTDTAPAAASRGSRLPLEGMALPVVSAKTVQINDGGVVNTVHLAAPNVAGLLAAAGVPLEQADSVVPAPSSPVIAGMQIQVTRIRVEKVTQQMPLAPVAQRIEDPTLNMSRQVVEDPGTPGLQDVTFAVAKVNGVETGRLPVANVVVVPARDSVLRVGAKPGTEVPQVLNGPIWDAIARCEAGGNWAINTGNGYFGGVQFDQNTWERNGGLRYAERADLATREEQIAIAEVTRSRQGWGAWPVCGRGAS, encoded by the coding sequence TTGAATGCGTTGACCAAGCTGCATCAGTCGCCGTCACCGATCCTTCGTCTCGTCGTCGCCGCAGTGCTGCTGACGCTGGCCGGTGCCGGGGCGTTCGCGGTGAGCTCCCACAAGACCGTGACTCTCAACATCGACGGTGCCCAGCTGAAGGTCAGCACGATGAAGTCGCGAGTCATCGACGTCGTCCAGGAGAACGGCTACTCCGTCGGCGAGCGCGACGATCTCTACCCCGGGGCCAACCAGCCCGTCAGCAATGCCGAGACGATCGTGCTGCGCCGCAGCCGGCCCCTGCAGATCTCGCTGGACGGCCAGGACGCCAAGCAGGTGTGGACCACGGCCTCGACCGTGGACGAGGCGCTGGCCCAGCTGCGGATGACCGATACCGCCCCGGCCGCGGCCTCGCGCGGCAGCCGTCTTCCGCTGGAGGGCATGGCGCTTCCTGTGGTGAGCGCCAAGACGGTCCAGATCAACGATGGCGGGGTGGTGAACACCGTGCACCTGGCCGCGCCGAACGTGGCGGGCCTGCTCGCCGCCGCAGGCGTGCCGTTGGAGCAGGCCGACTCGGTGGTGCCCGCGCCGTCCTCGCCGGTGATCGCCGGTATGCAGATCCAGGTCACGAGGATCCGCGTCGAGAAAGTCACCCAGCAGATGCCGCTGGCGCCGGTCGCGCAGCGCATCGAGGACCCGACGCTGAACATGAGCCGCCAGGTCGTTGAGGATCCCGGGACGCCCGGCTTGCAAGACGTAACTTTTGCTGTCGCCAAGGTCAACGGGGTGGAAACGGGTCGGCTTCCCGTTGCCAACGTTGTCGTTGTCCCGGCGCGTGACTCGGTTTTGCGGGTCGGTGCGAAGCCCGGCACCGAGGTGCCTCAGGTGCTGAACGGACCCATTTGGGATGCCATTGCCAGGTGTGAAGCGGGCGGAAACTGGGCGATCAATACCGGTAACGGTTACTTCGGTGGCGTGCAATTTGATCAAAACACCTGGGAAAGAAACGGCGGACTGCGCTATGCTGAGCGAGCCGATTTGGCAACCAGAGAAGAACAAATTGCGATTGCTGAAGTAACAAGATCGCGACAAGGCTGGGGAGCGTGGCCCGTGTGTGGTAGGGGTGCATCGTGA
- the rsmA gene encoding 16S rRNA (adenine(1518)-N(6)/adenine(1519)-N(6))-dimethyltransferase RsmA, with protein sequence MTIRLLGRTEIRNLAKELDFKPRKSLGQNFVHDANTVRRIVSASGINKHDHVLEVGPGLGSLTLALLDRGATVSAIEIDPVLAQRLPKTVAEHSHSEIHRLTVLNRDILGIERSDLMEPPTAVVANLPYNIAVPALLHLLAEFPSIRTVMVMVQAEVAERLAAEPGGKDYGVPSVKVRFFGKVRRYGMVSPTVFWPIPRVYSGLVRIDRHETSPWPTEDDFRESVFDLIDIAFAQRRKTARNAFLEWAGSGNESAERLLAASIDPARRGETLTVADFVRLLQRSGDFTPSTDTSEGPSRPAQVF encoded by the coding sequence GTGACAATTCGTCTACTTGGTCGGACCGAGATCAGAAATCTGGCCAAAGAACTCGACTTCAAGCCGCGTAAATCTCTGGGACAGAATTTCGTACACGACGCAAATACCGTGCGTCGTATTGTCTCCGCCTCCGGGATAAACAAGCACGATCATGTCCTGGAAGTGGGTCCCGGTCTCGGCTCCCTGACACTGGCATTGCTGGACCGCGGTGCGACGGTGAGCGCGATCGAAATCGATCCGGTCCTGGCCCAGCGTCTGCCCAAGACGGTTGCTGAGCACTCGCACAGCGAGATCCACCGGCTGACCGTGCTCAACCGCGACATCCTCGGCATCGAGCGCTCCGACCTCATGGAGCCGCCGACTGCCGTGGTCGCCAATCTCCCGTACAACATCGCCGTTCCGGCGCTCCTGCATCTGCTGGCCGAATTCCCGTCGATCCGGACCGTCATGGTGATGGTTCAGGCCGAGGTCGCCGAGCGCCTGGCCGCCGAGCCCGGCGGTAAGGACTACGGCGTACCCAGCGTCAAGGTCCGGTTCTTCGGCAAGGTCCGCCGCTACGGCATGGTGTCGCCGACGGTGTTCTGGCCGATCCCGCGCGTCTACTCCGGTCTGGTGCGCATCGACCGCCACGAGACATCGCCGTGGCCGACCGAGGACGACTTCCGCGAGAGCGTGTTCGATCTGATCGACATCGCCTTCGCGCAGCGCCGCAAGACGGCCCGCAACGCCTTCCTGGAGTGGGCCGGCTCCGGCAACGAGTCCGCCGAACGCCTGCTGGCCGCCAGCATCGATCCCGCCCGGCGCGGGGAGACGCTGACCGTCGCCGACTTCGTCCGGCTGCTGCAGCGCTCGGGTGATTTCACGCCATCGACGGACACCTCCGAAGGCCCATCGCGGCCGGCTCAGGTGTTCTGA
- a CDS encoding serine/threonine-protein kinase, with product MTHPGQSFAGYVVENELGRGGEATVYLARGAGRTPELVALKVLDDDHRSPASVARLAREYRIAGRLNHRHIVTVYDHGEHWMAMQYVDGGDATRLTSLGSRLAALGQIAAALDHAHHDGIVHSDVKPTNILVHQDFSELGAVLIDFGVAHILAEDVWHRPAQVVTSLPYAAPELLQGRLPQAATDEYALACTALELITGAPPFAYDNPLALVDAHVHSPPPEVSARIPWLTRSFDVVLARAIAKDPDRRYPSCTELVHHLAEAVRSAQNT from the coding sequence GTGACGCATCCCGGGCAGTCGTTCGCGGGCTACGTCGTCGAGAACGAGTTGGGCCGCGGCGGCGAGGCGACGGTCTACCTGGCCCGCGGGGCCGGTCGGACACCGGAACTGGTCGCACTGAAGGTGCTCGACGACGACCACCGCAGCCCGGCGAGTGTCGCGCGACTGGCCCGCGAGTACCGCATCGCCGGCCGGCTGAATCACCGCCACATCGTGACCGTTTACGACCACGGCGAACACTGGATGGCCATGCAGTACGTCGACGGCGGCGATGCCACCCGGCTGACCTCGCTGGGGTCCCGGCTGGCTGCGCTCGGCCAGATCGCCGCGGCCCTCGACCACGCCCACCACGACGGCATCGTGCACAGCGACGTCAAGCCTACGAACATTCTTGTGCACCAGGACTTTTCCGAACTCGGCGCGGTTCTCATCGACTTCGGCGTCGCGCACATCCTCGCCGAGGACGTCTGGCACCGGCCTGCCCAGGTGGTGACCTCGCTGCCCTATGCCGCACCCGAACTGCTGCAAGGGCGTCTGCCGCAAGCGGCGACCGACGAGTACGCGCTGGCCTGCACCGCCCTGGAATTGATCACCGGCGCACCGCCGTTCGCGTACGACAATCCGCTGGCGCTGGTGGACGCACACGTGCACAGTCCGCCGCCGGAGGTGTCGGCGCGGATCCCCTGGCTGACGAGGTCGTTCGACGTGGTTCTGGCCAGGGCGATCGCGAAGGATCCAGATCGGCGATACCCGTCATGCACCGAGTTGGTGCATCACCTCGCCGAAGCAGTGCGAAGCGCTCAGAACACCTGA
- a CDS encoding 4-(cytidine 5'-diphospho)-2-C-methyl-D-erythritol kinase, producing the protein MSSSNGSVAAEWVPTGSVTVRVPGKVNLYLEVGDRRDDGYHELATVFHAVSLVDEVTVRNADILSLRVVGEGADQLPVDETNIAWQAAELMAEHIGRAPDVEITIEKSIPVAGGMAGGSADAAAVLVAMNNLWELGVPRRDLHALAAQLGSDVPFALHGGTALGTGRGEELATVLARNTFHWVLAFGQDGLSTAEVYREIDRLREAGDPPRLTDPEPLLGALAGGNPRELAPLLGNDLQAAALSLNPGLRRTLRAGAEAGALAGIVSGSGPTCAFLCESASAAVDVGTELAGADVCRTVRVASGPVQGARIVPGHPA; encoded by the coding sequence GTGTCCTCGTCCAACGGTTCTGTCGCTGCCGAATGGGTGCCGACCGGATCGGTGACCGTGCGCGTGCCGGGCAAGGTGAACCTGTACCTGGAGGTCGGTGACCGCCGCGACGACGGCTATCACGAGCTCGCCACCGTCTTTCACGCCGTGTCCCTGGTCGACGAGGTGACGGTGCGCAACGCCGACATCTTGTCGCTGCGCGTGGTCGGGGAGGGCGCCGATCAGCTACCTGTCGACGAGACCAACATCGCCTGGCAGGCCGCCGAGCTGATGGCCGAACACATCGGGCGCGCGCCCGACGTGGAGATCACCATCGAGAAGTCGATTCCGGTGGCCGGTGGGATGGCAGGCGGAAGCGCCGACGCCGCGGCGGTTCTGGTCGCGATGAACAATCTCTGGGAGCTGGGCGTGCCGCGCCGCGACCTGCATGCGCTGGCCGCGCAGCTGGGAAGCGACGTCCCGTTCGCGCTGCACGGCGGTACGGCGCTGGGCACCGGTCGAGGCGAAGAGCTGGCGACGGTGTTGGCCCGCAACACGTTTCACTGGGTGCTGGCGTTCGGTCAGGACGGACTGTCCACAGCGGAGGTCTATCGCGAGATCGACCGGCTCCGCGAAGCGGGCGATCCGCCGCGGTTGACCGATCCCGAGCCCCTGCTGGGGGCACTGGCCGGCGGCAACCCACGCGAGCTGGCCCCCCTGCTGGGCAACGACCTGCAGGCCGCGGCACTGAGCCTGAACCCCGGATTGCGCCGGACTCTGCGGGCGGGTGCCGAAGCGGGTGCTCTGGCCGGCATCGTCTCCGGATCCGGGCCGACATGTGCGTTCCTGTGTGAGTCGGCGTCCGCCGCGGTGGATGTCGGCACCGAACTGGCCGGTGCCGACGTGTGCCGCACCGTGCGGGTGGCCAGTGGGCCGGTCCAGGGTGCCCGGATCGTGCCGGGCCATCCCGCCTAG
- a CDS encoding fatty acyl-AMP ligase has translation MSRFTDKMFHSALTSSKGMVTGEPHEPVRHTWREVHERARRIAGGLAEAGIGLGDAVGVLAGAPVEIAPTAQALWMRGASLTMLHQPTPRTDLEQWAKDTATVIDMIEAKAVIVSDPFLVAVPVLEERGVKVLTVEALLAAEPVDPVETSEDDVALMQLTSGSTGSPKAVIITHRNIHSNAEAMFIGAKYDIENDVMVSWLPCFHDMGMVGFLTIPMYFGAELVKVTPMDFLRDTLLWAKLIDKYKGTMTAAPNFAYALFAKRLRRQAKPGEFDLSTLRFALSGAEPVDPADVEDLLDAGKPFGLQPEAILPAYGMAETTLAVSFSECGAGLVVDEVDADLLAALRRAVPAAKGNTRRLATLGPLLKDLEARIVDEDGNVLPARGVGIIELRGESLTPGYITMGGFVPAQDECGWYDTGDLGYLLENGHVVVCGRVKDVIIMAGRNIYPTDIERAAGRVEGVRPGCAVAVRLDAGHSRETFAVAVESNAWQDPVAVRRIEHEVAHEVVAEVDVRPRNVVVLGPGTIPKTPSGKLRRANSVALVT, from the coding sequence GTGAGCCGTTTCACCGACAAGATGTTCCACAGTGCCTTGACCAGCAGCAAGGGCATGGTCACCGGGGAACCGCACGAGCCGGTTCGGCACACCTGGCGTGAGGTGCACGAGCGGGCCCGTCGCATCGCGGGCGGTCTGGCCGAGGCCGGGATCGGCCTGGGCGACGCGGTAGGGGTGCTGGCCGGCGCTCCGGTGGAGATCGCACCGACCGCCCAGGCGCTGTGGATGCGCGGGGCCAGCCTGACCATGCTGCACCAGCCCACGCCGCGTACCGACCTGGAGCAGTGGGCCAAGGACACCGCGACCGTCATCGACATGATCGAGGCCAAGGCCGTCATCGTCTCCGACCCGTTCCTGGTCGCGGTGCCGGTTCTCGAAGAGCGCGGCGTCAAGGTGCTCACGGTGGAGGCGCTGCTGGCCGCCGAGCCCGTCGACCCGGTCGAGACCTCCGAAGACGACGTCGCGCTGATGCAGCTGACCTCCGGGTCGACCGGGTCTCCCAAGGCCGTCATTATCACGCACCGCAACATCCACTCCAACGCCGAGGCGATGTTCATCGGGGCCAAGTACGACATCGAGAACGATGTCATGGTCAGCTGGCTACCCTGCTTCCACGACATGGGCATGGTCGGGTTCCTGACCATTCCGATGTACTTCGGCGCCGAGCTGGTCAAGGTCACGCCGATGGACTTCCTGCGCGACACCCTGCTGTGGGCCAAGCTGATCGACAAGTACAAGGGCACCATGACAGCGGCGCCGAACTTCGCGTATGCGCTGTTCGCCAAGCGCCTGCGCCGCCAGGCCAAGCCGGGCGAGTTCGACCTGTCCACGCTGCGCTTCGCGCTGTCCGGCGCCGAGCCCGTCGACCCCGCCGACGTCGAGGACCTGCTGGACGCCGGTAAGCCGTTCGGCCTCCAACCCGAGGCGATCCTGCCGGCCTACGGCATGGCCGAGACCACGCTGGCGGTCTCGTTCTCCGAGTGCGGCGCCGGGCTGGTCGTCGACGAGGTCGACGCCGATCTGCTGGCCGCGCTGCGCCGCGCCGTTCCCGCCGCCAAGGGCAACACCCGCCGGCTTGCCACGCTCGGTCCGCTGCTCAAGGATCTCGAGGCGCGCATCGTCGACGAAGACGGCAACGTGTTGCCGGCCCGCGGTGTGGGCATCATCGAGCTGCGCGGTGAGTCACTGACCCCCGGCTACATCACCATGGGCGGCTTCGTGCCCGCGCAGGACGAGTGCGGCTGGTACGACACCGGTGACCTCGGCTACCTGCTGGAGAACGGTCACGTCGTGGTGTGCGGGCGGGTCAAGGACGTCATCATCATGGCTGGCCGCAACATCTACCCGACCGACATCGAGCGGGCCGCCGGACGGGTGGAAGGGGTGCGCCCCGGCTGTGCGGTCGCGGTCCGCCTGGATGCCGGCCACTCCCGCGAGACCTTCGCGGTGGCCGTCGAATCGAACGCCTGGCAGGATCCCGTCGCGGTGCGGCGCATCGAGCACGAGGTGGCACACGAGGTGGTCGCCGAGGTGGACGTGCGCCCGCGCAATGTCGTCGTCCTCGGGCCCGGCACCATTCCGAAGACGCCGTCGGGCAAGCTGCGTCGCGCCAACTCGGTCGCGCTGGTCACCTAG
- a CDS encoding O-methyltransferase, with amino-acid sequence MYAEASGQMAQLHERGAQLRAAKTAQERADAFSDFYLPVTPESGLLLYTLVRATRPALVVEFGTSLGLSTIHLASAVRDNGTGRVVTTELSAAKVAAATSTFAEVGLDDLITVLAGDATQTLADIDEPVGFVLLDGWKDLYVPVVQVLEPRLSDGALVVADNTGLADAQPYVEYIRDPANGFVGVSFPVRDSDAMEISCRA; translated from the coding sequence ATGTATGCCGAAGCGAGCGGGCAGATGGCCCAGCTCCACGAGCGCGGCGCCCAGTTACGCGCGGCGAAGACCGCACAGGAACGTGCCGACGCATTCAGCGACTTCTATCTTCCGGTGACCCCTGAGTCGGGCCTGCTGCTCTACACCCTGGTCCGCGCAACCCGGCCGGCACTCGTGGTGGAGTTCGGAACCTCGTTGGGGCTCTCCACAATTCATCTGGCCAGCGCGGTCCGGGACAACGGCACCGGGCGGGTGGTGACCACCGAGCTCAGCGCCGCCAAGGTCGCCGCCGCCACGTCGACCTTCGCCGAGGTCGGCCTGGACGATCTGATCACCGTGCTGGCCGGCGATGCCACGCAGACCCTCGCCGACATCGACGAGCCGGTGGGGTTCGTGCTGCTGGACGGCTGGAAGGACCTGTACGTGCCGGTCGTTCAGGTGCTGGAGCCTCGGCTGAGCGACGGAGCGCTGGTGGTCGCCGACAACACCGGGCTCGCCGATGCGCAGCCGTATGTGGAATACATCCGTGACCCCGCCAATGGTTTTGTCGGCGTGAGCTTTCCGGTGCGCGACTCCGATGCGATGGAGATCAGCTGCCGGGCCTGA